A stretch of the Filimonas lacunae genome encodes the following:
- a CDS encoding TlpA disulfide reductase family protein has product MNTFLKICFTAAAACPLLAHAQDPQRYQMNGYVKNLSPNNKAVLMRMIPGRMVFDTVDVVNGKFTFNGQSQAPQKAYLYVTHEGKMPQNIALGDHVAVYLENGTIEVNTNDSLKNAKVGGTPLNIDQQELVEMLKPFDKQVAALEARFATASKTEDSLESSLVKSQYEAVSANRDKALLAFVGKHKSSLVSLLIIRSYFDPSTKAELAIAAYDMLDETVKSSSQGQVIARMLKRAKALDVGSVAPEFTAKNTNGEDIALKQFRGKYVLIDFWASWCVPCRHENPNVVKAYNRFKDQNFTVLGFSLDEGDDGKNRWMGAIEKDGLTWMQLSDLAGWSSPIAMLYNLKAIPANFLLDPNGKIIARDLRGEALEQKLAEILKKS; this is encoded by the coding sequence ATGAATACATTCCTGAAAATATGTTTTACAGCTGCGGCCGCCTGTCCCTTACTGGCACATGCACAAGACCCGCAACGTTATCAAATGAATGGGTATGTTAAAAACCTGTCACCCAACAATAAAGCGGTGCTCATGCGCATGATACCCGGTCGCATGGTGTTTGATACAGTTGATGTGGTAAACGGTAAATTCACCTTCAACGGCCAAAGTCAGGCGCCGCAGAAAGCTTACCTGTATGTAACGCACGAAGGTAAAATGCCCCAGAACATTGCCCTGGGCGATCATGTGGCTGTGTATCTCGAAAACGGTACTATTGAAGTAAATACCAACGACTCCCTCAAAAATGCCAAAGTAGGAGGTACGCCCTTGAATATAGACCAGCAGGAATTGGTAGAAATGCTGAAGCCTTTTGATAAACAGGTGGCTGCTTTGGAAGCCAGGTTTGCTACGGCCAGCAAAACAGAAGATTCGCTGGAATCGAGCCTGGTAAAATCGCAATACGAAGCCGTGAGTGCCAACAGGGATAAAGCATTACTGGCTTTTGTGGGCAAGCATAAAAGTTCACTGGTGTCATTGCTGATTATCCGTTCTTATTTCGATCCTTCTACAAAAGCAGAGCTGGCTATTGCAGCTTATGATATGCTGGACGAAACTGTGAAAAGTTCCTCACAGGGACAGGTAATAGCACGTATGCTAAAGCGTGCCAAAGCATTGGATGTAGGTTCGGTGGCTCCTGAGTTTACTGCTAAGAACACCAATGGGGAAGATATTGCGCTGAAACAGTTTCGTGGTAAATATGTACTGATCGATTTCTGGGCCAGCTGGTGTGTACCCTGCAGGCACGAAAATCCCAATGTGGTGAAAGCTTATAACCGTTTTAAAGATCAGAACTTTACGGTGCTGGGTTTTTCACTTGATGAAGGAGATGATGGCAAAAACCGCTGGATGGGCGCTATTGAAAAAGATGGATTAACCTGGATGCAGCTTTCCGATCTGGCTGGCTGGAGCAGCCCCATTGCTATGCTGTATAACCTCAAAGCTATACCTGCTAACTTCCTGCTCGACCCCAATGGGAAAATTATAGCAAGAGATTTAAGAGGAGAGGCGCTGGAACAAAAGCTGGCAGAAATACTGAAAAAAAGCTAA
- a CDS encoding S1 family peptidase, translated as MLRKIGAAGGLLLAMCTTGLHAQDTLSFHDDELFKKDVYKNVRADMEKGLVKGFTQLWQENMELKPEKIAVPYKKAQTAKSLPRTAVAKQLNDQVFVIWKFFRKTNENIEGIAVDATAFALNDEGVMVTNHHVFSKLLDKYAKFYEMDSTLFLSDLNGNIYGIDKILTYNENADLALFTVKNLHAAKINGIAIGKDAPVGADVNILSHPTGFPYYFSTGVVARNVKYSEFGGYTERMDITADYAVGSSGGPIVDAFGSLIGVVSSTHSIYAREQQNLQMVVKQAIPARSLFSMIQ; from the coding sequence ATGTTACGTAAGATAGGGGCTGCCGGTGGGTTATTACTGGCAATGTGTACTACCGGCCTGCATGCGCAGGATACACTCAGCTTTCACGATGATGAGCTGTTTAAAAAAGATGTATATAAGAATGTGCGTGCCGATATGGAGAAAGGCCTTGTAAAAGGTTTTACCCAGCTTTGGCAGGAGAATATGGAGTTGAAGCCGGAGAAAATTGCGGTGCCTTATAAAAAAGCACAAACGGCCAAAAGCCTGCCGCGAACAGCTGTGGCCAAACAATTGAACGACCAGGTGTTTGTGATATGGAAATTTTTCAGAAAGACGAATGAGAACATTGAGGGTATTGCGGTAGATGCTACCGCCTTTGCATTGAATGATGAGGGGGTAATGGTGACCAATCACCATGTGTTTAGCAAATTGCTGGATAAATATGCGAAGTTCTATGAAATGGACAGTACGCTGTTTCTGTCAGATTTGAATGGCAATATCTATGGTATAGACAAGATACTGACCTATAATGAAAATGCCGACCTCGCATTGTTTACTGTAAAGAACCTGCATGCAGCTAAAATCAATGGCATTGCTATTGGTAAGGATGCCCCGGTAGGTGCTGATGTAAATATTCTGTCGCATCCCACTGGCTTTCCTTACTACTTCTCTACAGGTGTGGTAGCCCGTAATGTAAAGTACAGTGAGTTTGGAGGTTATACAGAGCGTATGGATATTACTGCAGATTATGCAGTAGGTTCCAGTGGTGGCCCTATTGTAGATGCATTTGGCAGCCTTATAGGCGTAGTGTCCAGCACACATTCTATCTATGCCCGTGAGCAGCAGAACTTACAAATGGTGGTAAAGCAGGCTATACCTGCCCGCTCTCTTTTTTCTATGATTCAATAG
- a CDS encoding TlpA disulfide reductase family protein has translation MKSSKLLLAAACLCGGMAHAQQGKSGKLEFTIKGQLGNVAEPAKVFIIYRNNGMRGDSAEVKNHQFTLSGTAELQQKTTLYLRQGGEPSYSRRPMDQLTIYLENGTIEVTSPDSLQHAKVGGSQLNIDQQDYLNSIGNLKELQAEIIAKYKTETDSVKREELIGDYKQMDVMLQTGMAGFIQSHPRSLVAMHVLRNNFNPSDNVELASNLYNSLSDDIKNSSSGTLYKESIENVYKLAVGKVAPDFAAKDMLGAEKHLSDFRGKYVLLDFWASWCGPCRKESPNLITSYSKFKHKKFEIISFSVDQSADAWKKAVAEDKYTWTNLKDNAMETESVAKLYGVTALPTNLLLDPAGKIVAMNLRGQELEKQLAQILN, from the coding sequence ATGAAAAGTAGCAAATTATTACTGGCAGCAGCATGTTTGTGCGGAGGAATGGCGCATGCCCAGCAAGGTAAAAGTGGTAAACTGGAATTCACTATTAAAGGGCAGTTGGGGAATGTAGCAGAGCCTGCCAAAGTATTCATTATATACAGGAATAATGGCATGAGGGGCGATTCGGCAGAAGTGAAGAACCATCAGTTTACTTTATCAGGTACAGCTGAATTGCAGCAAAAAACCACGCTTTACCTGCGTCAGGGAGGAGAGCCTTCCTATTCGCGCAGGCCTATGGATCAATTGACTATTTACCTGGAAAACGGTACCATAGAAGTTACTTCGCCCGATTCGTTACAACATGCTAAAGTGGGGGGCTCGCAGTTAAATATAGATCAGCAGGATTATTTGAATAGCATTGGTAATCTGAAAGAATTACAAGCGGAAATTATTGCCAAATACAAAACCGAAACAGATTCGGTGAAGCGTGAAGAGTTGATTGGCGATTACAAGCAAATGGATGTGATGTTACAAACAGGGATGGCGGGTTTTATTCAGTCACATCCCAGGTCGCTGGTGGCCATGCATGTGCTGAGAAATAATTTTAATCCTTCTGATAACGTAGAGCTGGCGTCTAACCTGTATAATTCTTTATCAGATGATATTAAAAATTCTTCTTCCGGTACTTTATATAAAGAATCTATAGAGAACGTGTACAAACTGGCGGTAGGTAAAGTAGCGCCGGATTTTGCGGCGAAAGATATGCTCGGTGCTGAAAAGCATTTAAGTGACTTTAGAGGTAAGTATGTATTGCTCGACTTTTGGGCAAGCTGGTGTGGTCCATGTCGCAAGGAAAGCCCGAACCTGATTACCAGTTATTCTAAATTCAAACACAAAAAATTTGAGATCATTAGTTTTTCAGTAGATCAAAGTGCCGATGCCTGGAAAAAAGCAGTAGCAGAAGACAAGTACACCTGGACCAATTTAAAAGACAACGCTATGGAAACGGAGTCGGTGGCCAAGCTGTACGGTGTAACTGCATTACCTACCAACCTGTTGTTAGACCCTGCAGGTAAAATAGTGGCTATGAACTTACGCGGTCAGGAACTGGAAAAACAATTAGCGCAAATTTTAAACTAA
- a CDS encoding TlpA family protein disulfide reductase, producing the protein MRTSTKMFVAGTLLMFVIAGQVHAQQQTRRDSAAYVASLDAAAYRFEDSTGNAHTLKEYAGKYVYLDIWASWCYPCRKEYPFLKELMGKVDANTVKVLSVSIDRTKFRWIGALQGYQMTEGTQWVVTDTTFERAFDIDRIPRFILLDKQGKVLQYSMSRPSHAETLEYLNKLK; encoded by the coding sequence ATGAGAACGAGTACAAAGATGTTTGTGGCTGGTACGTTGCTGATGTTTGTTATTGCCGGGCAGGTGCATGCCCAGCAACAAACCAGGCGCGATTCTGCCGCCTATGTAGCCAGCCTGGATGCTGCTGCCTACCGGTTTGAAGATTCTACCGGCAATGCGCATACTTTAAAAGAGTATGCAGGAAAGTATGTGTACCTGGATATATGGGCATCGTGGTGTTATCCCTGCCGGAAGGAATATCCTTTTTTAAAAGAACTGATGGGAAAAGTGGATGCGAATACCGTGAAGGTGTTAAGTGTTTCCATTGATCGTACCAAATTCCGGTGGATAGGGGCTTTGCAAGGTTATCAGATGACGGAAGGTACACAATGGGTGGTCACTGATACCACCTTTGAACGTGCTTTTGACATTGACCGTATACCCCGCTTTATACTGCTGGATAAGCAGGGAAAAGTATTGCAATATTCTATGTCCAGGCCTTCTCATGCAGAAACGCTGGAGTATCTCAATAAACTGAAATAA
- a CDS encoding DUF1735 domain-containing protein has product MKTNRPSHTYALLLVLVAAVTVFACKKEDDALTSLARELSNYKFSYVQSGSAVRLNGIAYEDTTLTYRGFAVSLTGAASHEVVVDAVIDPSLVASYNALYSESNPSFDTSSFKVSYNGVFTIAANATTATDSLFIKLKSATRLKDSTTYLVPVRLTARTGEQVATSIVFFKFFVAATSVDVYMNGADYFSYYWAYNRSGSLYYPIYFTRDENGKITGPESLSFSSFARTRLKSQEMHVYAVTNVSDSLIKAFSASTGYSYQAFPAGTYSLAKNKATIPANAYLSSDSVKVNFTNYEAFETGKYYLLGLQIVREPTDALSAPPAATTSFNGFALVSFYVYP; this is encoded by the coding sequence ATGAAAACAAACAGACCTTCCCATACATATGCTTTATTACTGGTGCTGGTAGCTGCTGTTACCGTGTTTGCCTGTAAAAAAGAAGACGATGCGCTTACCAGCCTGGCCCGGGAGCTATCCAATTATAAATTCTCTTATGTGCAAAGCGGTTCGGCTGTAAGGCTTAACGGCATTGCTTATGAAGATACTACGCTTACCTACAGGGGCTTTGCTGTATCACTTACGGGTGCAGCATCGCACGAGGTAGTGGTGGATGCAGTGATTGATCCTTCATTGGTAGCTTCTTATAATGCGTTGTATTCCGAATCTAATCCTTCCTTCGATACCTCTTCTTTTAAAGTATCTTATAACGGCGTTTTTACTATTGCCGCTAATGCCACCACAGCTACAGATTCTTTATTTATTAAGCTGAAAAGCGCTACCAGACTAAAAGACAGTACTACTTACCTGGTGCCGGTGCGCCTTACTGCCCGCACAGGCGAGCAGGTGGCCACTTCTATTGTGTTCTTTAAATTTTTTGTGGCTGCTACCAGTGTGGATGTATATATGAACGGAGCTGATTATTTCAGCTATTACTGGGCATATAACAGAAGTGGCAGCCTGTATTATCCTATCTACTTTACCCGAGATGAAAACGGGAAAATAACCGGTCCGGAATCATTAAGCTTCAGCAGCTTTGCCCGTACCCGTTTAAAGAGCCAGGAAATGCATGTATATGCGGTAACCAATGTAAGTGATTCGCTGATAAAAGCATTCAGCGCTTCTACTGGCTACAGTTACCAGGCTTTTCCGGCAGGTACTTATTCCCTGGCTAAAAATAAAGCTACCATACCTGCTAATGCTTATTTAAGCAGTGATAGTGTTAAAGTCAATTTTACCAACTATGAAGCGTTTGAAACCGGTAAGTATTATTTACTGGGTTTGCAAATAGTGCGCGAGCCAACAGATGCGCTCAGTGCGCCACCGGCGGCTACCACCTCTTTCAACGGCTTTGCGCTGGTGAGCTTCTATGTTTATCCATAA
- a CDS encoding RagB/SusD family nutrient uptake outer membrane protein — MMKQHLYKIAFLLTCFAFTGCSKFLDVTPSTQVVNPSTIADFQEMLNSDSLGIGNYFLTDLMSDDTYMTNNMRGSIDNSYTRSYLWQNTIWNAADVDFMYSGSYTRILQMNVILSKVTSAPADTSNTVQNRNMVIAQSLIHRSWYYLQLANIYGPAYQTTSSFTDLAVPLVLAPNAAALPYRATVQEVYSQVVSDLRTAVSNSYLPGTGKDILHPGKAAGYALLARAYLYMHNYDSALLYADSSLALVNKVTNYISGYAIPTQLVDLRNNPEILMAKIAYEQTFYKMFNNYSVRNSPSLYAYLGYYDMRYSLRFDYAGAMRTTTYNGATTIVTDFSLSTPEVLLTKAECLARKGEITGAVDIVNTIATNRVRYYVPVSASTSSEALRLVLAERRRELFMHGGLRLFDLKRLNQDAATAVDLTRKGDDSTVLATLPALSSRYVMPFTQTILANNPNITQNVRQ, encoded by the coding sequence ATGATGAAACAGCATCTTTATAAAATAGCTTTTTTACTTACCTGCTTTGCTTTTACAGGGTGTAGTAAGTTTTTAGATGTAACACCTTCTACGCAGGTGGTAAACCCCAGCACGATTGCAGACTTTCAGGAAATGCTGAACAGCGATTCGCTGGGCATTGGTAACTATTTTCTTACCGACCTGATGAGTGATGATACTTATATGACCAATAACATGCGTGGCAGCATTGACAATAGCTATACCCGCAGTTATTTATGGCAGAACACCATATGGAATGCGGCAGATGTAGATTTTATGTATTCCGGTTCTTATACCCGCATTCTGCAAATGAATGTGATATTGAGTAAGGTGACAAGCGCGCCGGCCGATACTTCCAATACCGTACAGAACAGGAATATGGTGATAGCTCAAAGCCTGATACACCGTAGCTGGTATTATCTGCAACTGGCTAACATATATGGTCCTGCCTATCAGACCACTTCTTCCTTTACCGATCTGGCGGTACCACTGGTACTTGCACCCAATGCGGCTGCTTTACCTTACAGGGCTACCGTACAGGAAGTGTATTCGCAGGTGGTGAGCGATTTGAGAACAGCAGTAAGTAATTCTTACTTGCCTGGCACAGGCAAGGATATCCTGCATCCAGGTAAGGCCGCAGGTTATGCTTTATTAGCCAGGGCATACTTATACATGCACAACTACGATTCAGCACTGTTATATGCCGATTCTTCATTGGCCCTGGTAAACAAAGTAACCAACTATATCAGCGGCTATGCTATTCCTACACAGCTGGTAGATCTGCGTAATAACCCGGAAATACTGATGGCCAAAATAGCCTATGAGCAAACATTTTATAAGATGTTTAATAACTACTCAGTAAGGAACAGCCCTTCTTTATATGCTTACCTGGGTTATTATGACATGCGTTATAGTCTTAGGTTTGACTATGCAGGGGCTATGCGCACTACTACTTACAACGGCGCTACTACTATTGTTACAGACTTTAGCCTGTCCACGCCGGAAGTGCTGCTTACCAAAGCCGAATGTCTGGCCAGGAAAGGGGAGATAACCGGAGCGGTGGATATTGTAAATACCATTGCAACCAACCGGGTAAGGTATTACGTTCCGGTAAGTGCTTCTACGTCATCAGAAGCGTTACGGCTGGTGTTGGCAGAAAGAAGGCGCGAGCTGTTTATGCATGGTGGCCTGCGGTTATTCGATCTCAAACGCCTGAACCAGGATGCTGCCACAGCAGTGGATTTAACACGTAAAGGGGATGACAGCACGGTGCTGGCCACCTTGCCCGCACTTTCTTCGCGGTATGTGATGCCATTTACACAAACCATACTGGCAAATAATCCCAACATTACACAGAATGTAAGACAGTAA
- a CDS encoding SusC/RagA family TonB-linked outer membrane protein → MYTLQNGDRHSITPTYRVLTVSRHGLLRALLQNNFKRLWLLLVLCIVSVATVTAQEITLDITDAPLSRVLDEIKTQSDYDVFYNQALLRDVKKVTIKAEKEPLDKLLKRLFEKLPVNYSIANKTIVVTPKSTRKADAGSINALLPVAGSQEQIKGRVLDYKNRPLAGVMIQYDQSYFYTYTNDQGEFSIPGTNGTIINFSGEGFTDMELRYDGEGFLLVHMEPIGGSLLQNVKVSSVASRKDPTTHIDLTNRSYMNLGQVLQGTVPGLTLQTVTSTNVIVTNVASYNPRTLWTNMTLDQFLRSNPNGQEIINAKLSGNIPSWMNADIYHLTTVTRVSTTVVPELRGVNSFAGNATSMLVVIDGFPKDGFPSDFPMNNVESVEVIKDPKELIKWGPRATTGIIMIRTKQGKSGQIQLNYSSNLYYTPASRFNREKLQLPNTADVLDYMLQADSMFVSQNTYNPVTSFHNSPASLLLARLHNNLISKGAFQQSWDSLGKLDNESQLRQLQQNAFSQSHNLSMNGGTRNYKFSFMGGYSNNQDNNLKGYNKTFSLNLNNSFNLLQDKLNISWLVYVASMHSRAGYNLNPSSLSLQPYQMLLDNSGNYVYDYYSLNPDANAKIMSLGYKNNAENILEDALINKSTTKNYQGQTRFNLNWKLLPGIQWNAAVYYTQQNNTTEDFYDKESSLARQTYNQYGEYKSTGINFYVPYGNIFKQGKSINKEWNVRTGLDYSRTFGKSEVSLAIGGGAASVSYRRPDAYTLYGYNTITKTGAPIFLPTPDPNAAVSNYYVLFPGQGATVYPSSLAVPTNMLNTNSRNINWNAAASYKYDNRVTLSGSYNSVYNPNYGQDKKYSVMSNYYIDGSVDVLKRPLNSWLDNIGFSTGVVGNKMPDLPVIYNAARYQQVYWSNYAIWVNSASPTQQKGQRSQNVYQRLKLALLQGKFELSAAYNTQKMTGLSSASGVDTTIHYVSASAKANLRNGLFSMGVSYSKSPEGQSQVNGEAKYNIAKESFFHSKRISTLEAEVIVQNVSPYQGLGLMMGTNASSGGSYSMATNSTFNVLPPKNINYEVRARIGIQDDKYMVDLRYYNKTTSGLNSTVSVSSDVASGLGSQVAYSNIVNKGVEFFLKTSVVKTQKVSYSITLNGAYNVNIAKSVPRTGFTGTNQYATAYRDGYSTSNIWAYKWAGLDNQGNPQIYNTKGEKTTALDSATLTSSLTYAGVLKAPWNGGLIQEVTLGQFFARAALTFSWGAVMKRYIPTSSGTLVNSALIRNRWKKPGDELYTDVPAMSANGEGTYRAFVANNSTNSITSADYVRLQEIMAGWRVPQKMIQHLKLNSVMLTVQMQNVAVWVKNKYKLDPAVVGSNGIIGLPIPKQYSCSLMIGL, encoded by the coding sequence ATGTACACTCTGCAAAATGGAGACAGGCATTCTATTACCCCAACTTACCGGGTTTTAACGGTAAGCCGGCACGGCCTTTTGCGTGCTCTTTTACAAAACAACTTCAAGCGGCTATGGTTGCTGCTGGTGCTATGTATTGTATCGGTTGCCACTGTAACGGCCCAGGAAATAACACTGGATATTACCGATGCGCCGTTGAGTAGGGTGTTGGATGAAATTAAAACACAATCGGACTACGATGTATTCTACAACCAGGCGTTGCTGCGTGATGTAAAGAAGGTGACCATCAAAGCCGAAAAAGAACCATTAGACAAACTGTTAAAAAGGCTTTTTGAAAAGCTGCCGGTAAACTATTCCATTGCCAATAAAACTATAGTAGTTACGCCCAAAAGCACCAGGAAGGCTGACGCGGGTAGTATCAATGCCCTGTTGCCCGTGGCCGGAAGCCAGGAGCAGATAAAAGGCCGTGTATTAGATTATAAGAACAGGCCACTGGCAGGTGTTATGATACAATACGATCAAAGTTATTTCTATACCTATACCAACGACCAGGGTGAGTTTTCTATACCCGGCACCAATGGCACCATCATCAACTTTTCGGGAGAGGGCTTTACCGATATGGAACTGCGTTATGATGGGGAAGGCTTTTTGCTTGTGCATATGGAACCTATAGGTGGCTCTTTACTGCAAAATGTAAAAGTATCATCTGTTGCCAGCAGAAAAGACCCTACTACGCACATCGATCTTACCAACAGAAGTTATATGAACCTGGGACAGGTGTTACAAGGCACTGTTCCGGGGTTAACATTACAAACGGTTACTTCTACCAACGTTATCGTTACCAATGTTGCTTCTTATAATCCCCGTACGTTGTGGACAAACATGACCTTAGATCAGTTTTTGCGCAGCAATCCTAACGGGCAGGAAATTATCAATGCCAAACTCAGTGGCAACATTCCCAGCTGGATGAATGCGGATATATATCATCTTACTACGGTTACCCGTGTGTCTACCACAGTGGTGCCTGAGTTGAGGGGGGTAAATTCTTTTGCCGGCAATGCTACCAGCATGCTGGTGGTCATCGACGGTTTTCCTAAAGATGGTTTCCCGTCCGATTTTCCCATGAACAACGTAGAATCAGTGGAGGTGATCAAAGACCCGAAAGAACTGATAAAATGGGGGCCAAGGGCCACCACCGGTATTATTATGATTCGCACCAAACAAGGTAAAAGCGGGCAGATACAGCTGAATTATTCTTCCAACCTGTATTATACACCTGCATCCCGGTTTAACAGGGAAAAACTACAGCTGCCTAATACCGCCGATGTGCTGGATTATATGTTACAGGCCGATTCCATGTTTGTTAGTCAGAACACTTACAATCCGGTAACCTCTTTTCATAATTCGCCTGCTTCGTTGTTGCTGGCCCGCTTACATAACAATCTTATTAGTAAAGGTGCGTTTCAGCAATCCTGGGATTCGTTAGGGAAACTGGATAATGAATCACAGCTGCGTCAGTTGCAACAGAATGCTTTTAGCCAAAGCCACAACCTGTCGATGAACGGCGGAACCAGGAATTATAAATTCTCTTTTATGGGTGGTTATAGCAATAACCAGGACAACAACCTGAAAGGATATAATAAAACCTTTAGCCTTAACCTCAACAATTCTTTTAACCTGTTACAGGATAAGCTGAACATTAGCTGGCTGGTATATGTAGCCAGTATGCATTCCCGCGCCGGCTATAACTTAAACCCCAGCAGCTTAAGCTTACAGCCTTACCAGATGTTGCTGGATAACAGTGGTAATTATGTGTACGATTATTATTCGCTTAACCCCGATGCTAATGCTAAAATTATGTCGCTGGGATATAAGAATAATGCCGAGAACATTTTAGAGGACGCCCTCATTAACAAAAGCACTACTAAAAACTACCAGGGACAAACCCGGTTTAACCTCAACTGGAAACTGTTGCCAGGCATACAATGGAACGCTGCGGTATACTATACGCAACAGAATAATACTACGGAAGATTTTTATGATAAAGAATCCAGCCTGGCCAGGCAAACCTATAACCAGTATGGTGAGTACAAAAGCACCGGTATTAACTTTTATGTACCCTATGGTAACATTTTTAAACAAGGCAAAAGCATTAACAAAGAGTGGAACGTGCGCACGGGGCTGGATTACAGCAGAACCTTTGGTAAAAGCGAGGTTAGCCTGGCTATAGGTGGAGGTGCGGCCAGCGTTAGTTACAGAAGACCTGATGCCTATACCTTGTATGGTTATAACACCATTACCAAAACCGGAGCTCCCATTTTTTTACCCACGCCCGATCCTAATGCTGCGGTAAGCAATTACTATGTGTTGTTTCCCGGCCAGGGCGCTACAGTATATCCTTCCAGTCTGGCAGTGCCTACCAATATGCTCAATACCAATTCCAGGAACATAAACTGGAACGCGGCGGCCAGCTATAAATATGATAACAGGGTAACTCTCTCCGGTTCTTATAACAGTGTATACAATCCTAATTACGGACAGGATAAAAAGTATTCTGTGATGTCTAACTATTATATCGACGGATCGGTAGATGTGCTAAAGCGTCCGTTAAACAGCTGGCTGGATAATATCGGCTTTTCTACAGGCGTAGTAGGTAATAAAATGCCTGACTTACCGGTTATTTATAATGCAGCACGTTATCAGCAGGTATATTGGAGCAATTATGCTATCTGGGTAAACAGCGCTTCGCCTACCCAGCAAAAGGGCCAACGTTCACAGAATGTGTACCAACGGCTAAAACTGGCATTGTTACAGGGAAAGTTTGAATTGTCGGCAGCTTACAATACACAAAAAATGACCGGGTTAAGCAGTGCTTCCGGAGTTGATACTACTATTCATTACGTAAGTGCCAGTGCCAAAGCCAATTTAAGAAATGGACTCTTCTCTATGGGAGTGAGCTACAGCAAATCTCCGGAAGGACAATCGCAGGTGAATGGTGAAGCCAAGTACAATATTGCCAAAGAATCTTTCTTCCATTCTAAACGTATCTCCACGCTCGAAGCCGAGGTGATAGTTCAAAACGTAAGTCCTTATCAGGGCTTAGGGTTAATGATGGGTACCAATGCTTCCAGCGGGGGTAGCTACAGCATGGCTACCAACAGTACATTTAATGTACTTCCTCCCAAGAATATCAACTACGAGGTAAGGGCAAGGATAGGTATTCAGGACGATAAGTACATGGTAGACCTGCGATACTACAATAAAACCACTTCAGGGTTGAACAGCACCGTTTCTGTTAGCTCAGATGTAGCCAGCGGTTTGGGGTCACAGGTTGCCTACAGTAATATCGTAAACAAGGGTGTGGAGTTCTTTTTAAAAACCAGCGTGGTAAAAACACAAAAGGTAAGTTATTCCATTACGTTAAACGGGGCTTACAATGTAAATATCGCCAAATCGGTACCTAGAACTGGTTTTACAGGTACCAACCAATATGCTACTGCTTACCGGGATGGATACAGTACCTCTAACATATGGGCCTATAAATGGGCGGGATTAGACAATCAGGGTAACCCACAGATCTATAATACCAAAGGGGAAAAAACAACTGCCTTGGATAGCGCTACGCTTACCTCTTCTCTTACCTATGCAGGTGTGCTAAAAGCTCCCTGGAACGGTGGGCTGATACAGGAAGTAACGCTGGGTCAGTTTTTTGCAAGGGCAGCCCTCACCTTTAGCTGGGGCGCTGTTATGAAAAGGTATATTCCTACCTCTTCCGGAACGCTGGTGAACAGCGCATTGATCAGGAACCGTTGGAAAAAGCCGGGCGACGAACTGTATACAGATGTGCCTGCTATGTCGGCAAATGGAGAAGGTACTTACCGGGCATTTGTTGCCAACAACTCTACCAATAGTATTACCTCGGCCGACTATGTTCGGTTACAGGAAATAATGGCAGGCTGGCGTGTGCCACAGAAAATGATCCAGCATCTGAAACTGAATAGTGTTATGCTTACCGTGCAAATGCAAAACGTGGCTGTGTGGGTAAAGAATAAGTATAAACTGGACCCGGCAGTAGTAGGCAGCAATGGTATTATAGGCCTGCCTATTCCCAAACAATATTCCTGTAGCCTGATGATAGGCCTTTAA